In Duganella zoogloeoides, a single genomic region encodes these proteins:
- a CDS encoding MFS transporter, translating to MSPSKPAQTNKPATVLFASLIGTTIEFFDFYIYATAAVLVFPKLFFPAADPAAATLQSLATFAIAFFARPIGSAVFGHFGDRVGRKATLVAALLTMGLSTVVIGLLPTYATIGTWAPALLALCRFGQGLGLGGEWGGAVLLATENAPPGKRAWYGMFPQLGAPIGFFLSGGIFLLLTEVQTDAEFFAYGWRIPFLASALLVIVGLYVRLKIHETPDFQKVLEKNERVKVPVVTVFRDHGAMLVLGTLIALATFVLFYLMTVFALSWGTTALHFSRKDFLIQQLFAVLFFGLTIPVAAVWADRHGRARTLIWISAAIAIFGLALAPLFGSGSTAQVTVFLSLGLGLMGLTYGPLGTILSELFPAEVRYTGASLTFNLAGILGASLAPYIATWLATNYGLQYVGYYLSGAAVISLIALLLARPRMAAAA from the coding sequence ATGAGTCCGTCCAAACCGGCCCAGACCAACAAGCCGGCCACCGTGCTGTTCGCCAGCCTGATCGGCACCACCATCGAATTCTTCGATTTCTATATCTACGCCACCGCTGCCGTGCTGGTGTTCCCCAAGCTGTTCTTCCCCGCCGCCGACCCCGCCGCCGCCACCTTGCAGTCGCTGGCGACGTTTGCCATCGCCTTCTTTGCGCGGCCGATCGGCTCGGCCGTGTTCGGCCACTTCGGCGACCGCGTGGGCCGCAAGGCCACGCTGGTGGCGGCGTTGCTGACCATGGGACTCTCGACGGTGGTGATCGGCCTGCTGCCCACGTATGCCACCATCGGCACCTGGGCTCCGGCCCTGCTGGCGCTGTGCCGCTTCGGCCAGGGCCTGGGCCTGGGCGGCGAGTGGGGCGGCGCGGTGCTGCTGGCCACCGAGAATGCGCCGCCGGGCAAGCGCGCCTGGTACGGCATGTTTCCGCAACTGGGCGCGCCGATCGGCTTCTTCCTGTCGGGCGGCATTTTCCTGCTGCTCACCGAGGTGCAGACCGATGCCGAATTCTTTGCCTACGGCTGGCGCATCCCGTTCCTGGCCAGCGCGCTCCTGGTCATCGTGGGCCTGTACGTGCGCCTGAAAATCCACGAGACGCCGGACTTCCAGAAAGTGCTGGAAAAGAACGAGCGCGTCAAAGTGCCGGTGGTGACGGTGTTCCGCGACCATGGCGCCATGCTGGTACTCGGCACCCTGATCGCGCTGGCGACCTTCGTGCTGTTCTACCTGATGACGGTGTTCGCGCTGAGCTGGGGCACGACCGCCTTGCACTTCTCGCGCAAGGATTTCCTGATCCAGCAATTGTTCGCGGTGCTGTTCTTCGGCCTGACGATTCCGGTCGCGGCGGTATGGGCCGACCGCCATGGCCGCGCCCGCACCTTGATCTGGATTTCGGCGGCGATCGCCATCTTCGGGCTGGCGCTGGCGCCCCTGTTCGGCTCCGGCAGCACCGCGCAGGTGACGGTGTTCCTGTCGCTGGGGCTGGGGTTGATGGGGCTCACTTACGGTCCGCTGGGCACTATCCTCTCCGAGCTGTTCCCGGCCGAGGTGCGTTACACCGGCGCTTCGCTCACCTTCAACCTGGCAGGCATACTCGGCGCCTCGCTGGCGCCGTATATCGCTACCTGGCTGGCCACCAACTATGGCTTGCAATACGTGGGCTACTACCTGAGCGGGGCGGCGGTGATCAGCCTGATCGCCTTGTTGCTGGCCCGCCCGAGGATGGCGGCAGCGGCATAA
- a CDS encoding sensor histidine kinase yields MFGIQGRLTLLFVVIVTLVLGISGTYAQHSLSQELEAGSQRLRQGVLARLQTSLPSALWDLDKAKVDNIVAAEMMPPELVSIRVYDTSVGLFSGRLRREDGTLVPIETDAAVGGTPVVADLAYRDSGGAGAALKPVIVGRVVVNFSRAQIEATLAAEVRRKVIEVLLLDLILVAALALSLRIVFHPLKRLRDGLVDLATRDSDEVEELPDNRRDELGEVIRGFNAIQRKVKSNIQRIREAEDEARQAALATTRALDELQRAQESLLQAERLASLGGLVAGVAHEINTPVGIALTSASVLMEATEKVHAAVAEGTVKKSDITRYLETAAESTRLIMNNAYRAAHLIHSFKQIAVDQVSEARRRFELRDYINEVVSSLQPKLKKTRITVSIACPPDLMLDSYPGALAQVLTNLTLNCVEHAFEPEQEGRITIGVARQGDWIEMQVSDNGKGIAPDMIDKVFDPFVTTRRGQGGTGLGLNIVFNLMAKQFGGTITVASVLGQGASFTLRMPCVTPVAPAAPE; encoded by the coding sequence ATGTTTGGCATTCAAGGCCGCCTGACGCTGCTGTTCGTGGTGATCGTCACCCTGGTGCTTGGCATTTCCGGCACGTACGCCCAGCACAGCCTGTCCCAGGAACTCGAGGCTGGCAGCCAGCGGCTGCGCCAGGGCGTGCTGGCGCGCCTGCAGACGAGCTTGCCTTCGGCGCTGTGGGACCTGGACAAGGCCAAGGTCGATAACATCGTGGCTGCCGAGATGATGCCGCCCGAACTGGTCTCGATCCGCGTGTACGACACCTCGGTCGGGCTGTTCTCCGGCCGGCTGCGGCGCGAGGACGGCACCCTGGTGCCGATCGAAACCGATGCCGCCGTGGGTGGTACGCCGGTGGTGGCGGACCTGGCTTACCGCGATTCCGGCGGCGCCGGTGCCGCGCTCAAGCCGGTGATCGTGGGCCGGGTGGTGGTCAATTTCAGCCGTGCCCAGATCGAGGCCACGCTGGCCGCCGAGGTACGGCGCAAGGTGATCGAAGTCCTGCTGCTGGACCTGATCCTGGTGGCGGCGCTGGCCTTGTCGCTGCGCATCGTATTCCACCCGCTCAAGCGCCTGCGCGACGGTCTGGTCGACCTGGCCACCCGCGACAGCGACGAGGTCGAGGAGTTGCCCGACAACCGCCGCGACGAATTGGGCGAAGTGATCCGTGGCTTCAATGCCATCCAGCGCAAGGTCAAATCGAATATCCAGCGCATCCGCGAGGCCGAGGACGAGGCGCGCCAGGCCGCCCTGGCCACCACCCGCGCGCTCGACGAACTGCAGCGCGCGCAGGAATCGTTGCTCCAGGCCGAGCGGCTGGCGTCGCTTGGCGGCCTGGTGGCCGGCGTGGCCCATGAGATCAATACCCCGGTGGGCATCGCGCTCACCAGCGCCTCGGTGCTGATGGAGGCCACCGAAAAGGTCCACGCGGCGGTGGCCGAAGGCACGGTCAAGAAATCGGACATCACCCGCTACCTGGAAACGGCCGCCGAAAGCACGCGCCTGATCATGAACAACGCCTACCGCGCCGCCCACCTGATCCACAGCTTCAAGCAGATCGCGGTGGACCAGGTGAGCGAGGCGCGGCGCCGCTTCGAGTTGCGCGACTATATCAACGAGGTGGTGTCGAGCCTGCAACCAAAGCTCAAGAAGACCAGGATCACGGTCAGCATTGCCTGTCCCCCGGACCTGATGCTCGACAGCTATCCCGGTGCGCTGGCCCAGGTACTCACCAACCTGACCCTCAATTGCGTGGAACACGCGTTCGAGCCGGAGCAGGAGGGACGCATCACGATCGGCGTAGCGCGTCAGGGCGACTGGATCGAGATGCAGGTGAGCGACAACGGCAAGGGCATCGCCCCGGACATGATCGACAAGGTGTTCGACCCGTTCGTCACCACCCGGCGCGGCCAGGGCGGTACCGGCCTGGGCCTGAACATCGTGTTCAACCTGATGGCCAAGCAGTTCGGCGGCACCATCACGGTGGCCAGCGTGCTGGGGCAGGGCGCCAGCTTCACGCTGCGCATGCCGTGCGTGACACCGGTGGCGCCGGCGGCGCCGGAATAA
- the ybeY gene encoding rRNA maturation RNase YbeY, translating to MSEKNSPQSLTLSVQYPDPRLKTLVTRAKLKRWIGAALFAPAELTIRFVDADEGRTLNRDYRGKDYATNVLTFAYNEGEELPDDAPTVADIILCTDVLEREAAEQNKTVEEHTAHLIVHGVLHAQGYDHEDDEEATEMETLETELLGTLGFADPYVQEKTGQQ from the coding sequence ATGTCCGAAAAAAATAGTCCGCAGTCACTGACGCTGTCGGTGCAATATCCCGATCCGCGCCTGAAAACCCTGGTCACCCGTGCCAAGCTCAAGCGCTGGATCGGCGCCGCGCTGTTCGCGCCGGCCGAGCTGACCATCCGCTTTGTCGATGCCGACGAAGGCCGCACCCTGAACCGCGACTATCGCGGCAAGGACTACGCCACCAACGTGCTCACCTTCGCCTACAACGAAGGTGAAGAATTGCCGGACGATGCGCCCACCGTGGCCGACATCATCCTGTGCACCGACGTGCTGGAGCGGGAAGCAGCCGAACAGAACAAGACGGTGGAAGAACACACGGCGCACCTGATCGTGCACGGCGTGCTGCACGCCCAGGGCTATGACCACGAGGACGACGAGGAAGCGACCGAGATGGAAACGCTCGAAACGGAACTGCTGGGAACGCTCGGTTTTGCCGATCCTTATGTCCAGGAGAAGACCGGTCAACAGTAG
- a CDS encoding thioredoxin family protein, producing MKTHYQAEAPQRADIDALPGAVLLEFGANWCGHCQAAQAPLAQAFAGHEQLTHYKVEDGPGRALGRSFRVKLWPTLIFLKDGVEVARVVRPLEAAAIADGLQQIDPKG from the coding sequence ATGAAAACACACTACCAAGCCGAGGCGCCGCAGCGCGCCGACATCGATGCCCTGCCGGGCGCAGTCCTGCTCGAGTTCGGCGCCAACTGGTGCGGCCACTGCCAGGCCGCCCAGGCGCCGCTGGCACAGGCGTTTGCCGGGCACGAGCAGTTGACTCACTACAAGGTCGAAGACGGTCCCGGCCGCGCGCTGGGCCGCTCGTTCCGCGTCAAGCTGTGGCCGACCCTGATTTTCCTCAAGGATGGCGTGGAAGTGGCGCGCGTGGTGCGCCCGCTGGAAGCGGCCGCGATCGCTGACGGTTTGCAACAGATCGATCCCAAGGGGTGA
- a CDS encoding ChaN family lipoprotein produces the protein MMYRLRFMCGASALATLALLSACAGGARPTATAAAPTADTVPAPQGPNPQVLLLGEVHDNRQGHRLRYELLRQRVEAGWRPAIVMEQFDRENQDVLDQAQKGCLDAQCVIQLVHGPRWDWQLYYPVIQLALTYHLPLVAGNLSRADASRVVRDGIQATFDPQSIRDYHLDRPVPADLRTAQQHEIEAGHCGMLPAMMVDGMVNAQLARDLWMAKIIRDQRPRDVVLIAGNGHVRKDIGVARWLNLIEPILTVRAEGYVEPGDHAGRYDQTYALSTQERPDPCAKFRKK, from the coding sequence ATGATGTACAGACTCCGATTTATGTGTGGCGCCAGCGCACTGGCCACCCTCGCACTGTTGAGCGCCTGCGCGGGCGGAGCCCGGCCCACCGCCACCGCTGCCGCCCCCACCGCGGATACGGTGCCGGCGCCGCAAGGTCCAAATCCCCAGGTACTGCTGCTGGGCGAGGTGCATGACAACCGGCAAGGCCACCGGTTGCGCTACGAGTTGCTGCGCCAGCGCGTGGAAGCGGGCTGGCGCCCGGCCATCGTGATGGAGCAGTTCGACCGCGAAAACCAGGATGTGCTCGACCAGGCGCAAAAGGGGTGCCTCGACGCCCAGTGCGTGATCCAGCTCGTCCACGGCCCGCGCTGGGACTGGCAGTTGTACTATCCGGTGATCCAGCTGGCGCTCACGTACCACTTGCCGCTGGTGGCGGGCAACCTCTCGCGCGCGGACGCGTCGCGCGTGGTGCGCGACGGCATCCAAGCCACGTTCGACCCGCAAAGCATCAGGGACTACCACCTGGACCGGCCTGTCCCGGCCGACCTGCGCACCGCCCAGCAGCATGAAATCGAAGCCGGCCACTGCGGCATGTTGCCGGCCATGATGGTCGATGGCATGGTCAACGCCCAGTTGGCGCGCGATCTGTGGATGGCCAAGATCATCCGCGACCAGCGCCCGCGCGACGTAGTGCTCATCGCCGGTAACGGCCACGTGCGCAAGGATATCGGCGTCGCGCGCTGGCTTAACCTGATCGAGCCTATACTGACGGTGCGCGCCGAAGGCTACGTGGAGCCGGGCGATCATGCCGGCCGCTATGATCAAACCTATGCGCTGAGCACGCAGGAACGTCCCGACCCCTGCGCCAAATTCAGGAAAAAATGA
- a CDS encoding HDOD domain-containing protein, translating into MSNTVSYDDVVRNLDDLPSLPAVVMELLNSIDQEDVDISVLAKKVSHDQALTAKTLRLANSSLYGLQVKVTTIQQAITYLGFQTTRNLITAAAVTGYFAQGHCPGFDDKAFWRHSIATAACAKVLARHMRFNQDYAFTAGLLHDIGRLVLVSCFPNQYSTTIAYREEHDCYLLAAERQVLGVDHVQAGVALAEHWNFSGTMRQAIAYHHAPEVPGAGFLATIIHVADAIVHALDLAQVQDDLVPQVSNVAWTALGLDEEIYLQIFRETELQYEEISMVLLS; encoded by the coding sequence ATGAGTAATACCGTCAGCTACGACGACGTGGTGCGCAACCTCGATGACCTGCCGTCGCTGCCGGCGGTGGTCATGGAACTACTCAACAGCATCGACCAGGAAGACGTCGATATTTCCGTGCTGGCCAAAAAAGTGTCGCATGACCAGGCACTGACCGCCAAGACGCTGCGCCTGGCCAATTCGTCGCTTTATGGCCTGCAAGTGAAGGTGACGACCATCCAGCAAGCCATCACGTACCTCGGCTTCCAGACCACCCGCAACCTGATCACGGCCGCCGCCGTCACCGGATATTTTGCCCAGGGCCACTGCCCCGGTTTCGACGACAAGGCGTTCTGGCGCCATTCGATCGCCACCGCCGCCTGCGCCAAGGTGCTGGCGCGCCACATGCGCTTCAACCAGGATTACGCGTTTACGGCCGGACTGCTGCACGATATCGGCAGGCTGGTGCTGGTGTCGTGCTTTCCGAACCAGTATTCGACGACGATTGCTTACCGCGAAGAACACGACTGTTATTTGCTGGCAGCGGAGCGGCAAGTACTGGGCGTGGACCACGTGCAGGCCGGCGTGGCGCTGGCCGAACACTGGAATTTCTCGGGCACGATGCGTCAGGCGATTGCCTACCACCACGCCCCGGAAGTGCCGGGCGCGGGCTTCTTGGCCACCATCATCCACGTGGCGGACGCAATCGTGCACGCGCTCGACCTGGCGCAGGTGCAGGACGACCTGGTGCCGCAAGTGTCGAACGTGGCGTGGACGGCGCTGGGATTAGACGAGGAAATTTATTTGCAGATATTCCGTGAGACGGAATTGCAGTACGAAGAGATTTCGATGGTGTTGCTGAGCTAA
- a CDS encoding PhoH family protein, with protein sequence MKTKTPIQPHYFVPEPLDNTRLAHLCGPLDENLRQISAALDVTIFRRGEKFIVSGYNAERAVQILEKFYAIANKVVPIEEVQLALVEQRAGLNAAAAAASAATSDASAPVKEAARVVAAAPFVEPDINSPVLKTRRADLRGRTPHQIRYLRNILEHDISFGVGPAGTGKTYLAVACAVDALERDAVKRIILTRPAVEAGERLGFLPGDLTQKVDPYLRPLYDALYDLLGFDRTQKMFEKQVIEIAPLAYMRGRTLNHAFVILDEAQNTTVEQMKMFLTRIGFGSKAVVTGDVTQVDLHKSQKSGLVDAVQVLKDVRGVAFSHFTSEDVVRHPLVGRIVDAYETAQNHEAEIAPLLKTTALKNVRKK encoded by the coding sequence TTGAAAACCAAGACCCCAATCCAGCCGCACTACTTCGTCCCCGAGCCGCTCGATAACACGCGCCTGGCCCACCTGTGCGGCCCCCTCGACGAAAACCTGCGCCAGATTTCGGCGGCGCTGGATGTCACCATTTTCCGGCGCGGCGAGAAATTCATCGTCAGCGGCTACAACGCCGAACGCGCGGTGCAAATCCTCGAAAAGTTCTACGCCATCGCCAACAAGGTGGTGCCGATCGAGGAAGTGCAACTGGCGCTGGTCGAGCAACGAGCCGGCCTCAACGCTGCTGCCGCAGCCGCGTCCGCCGCCACCTCGGATGCGTCCGCACCCGTGAAGGAAGCCGCGCGCGTGGTGGCTGCCGCGCCGTTCGTCGAGCCCGACATCAACAGCCCGGTGCTGAAAACCCGCCGCGCCGACCTGCGCGGACGCACGCCGCACCAGATCCGCTACCTGCGCAACATCCTCGAGCACGACATCAGCTTCGGCGTGGGTCCGGCCGGCACCGGCAAAACCTACCTGGCCGTGGCCTGCGCGGTCGATGCGCTCGAACGCGACGCCGTCAAGCGCATCATCCTCACCCGCCCCGCCGTGGAAGCGGGCGAACGCCTGGGCTTCCTGCCCGGCGACCTGACCCAAAAAGTCGATCCGTACCTGCGCCCGCTGTACGACGCGCTGTACGACCTGCTCGGCTTCGACCGCACCCAGAAGATGTTCGAGAAACAGGTGATCGAGATCGCTCCGCTGGCGTACATGCGCGGGCGCACGCTCAACCACGCATTCGTCATCCTCGACGAGGCGCAGAACACCACGGTCGAACAAATGAAGATGTTCCTCACCCGGATCGGCTTCGGCAGCAAGGCCGTGGTGACCGGCGACGTCACGCAAGTCGACTTGCACAAGAGCCAGAAAAGCGGCCTGGTCGATGCAGTCCAGGTGCTCAAGGACGTGCGCGGCGTGGCCTTCAGCCACTTCACCAGCGAAGACGTGGTGCGCCACCCGCTGGTGGGCCGGATTGTCGATGCCTACGAGACCGCGCAAAACCACGAGGCGGAAATCGCCCCCCTGCTCAAAACCACCGCCCTGAAAAATGTCCGAAAAAAATAG